The following proteins are encoded in a genomic region of Tepidimicrobium xylanilyticum:
- a CDS encoding putative phage tail protein: protein MKQIEEYWPLVLQEIEELQEIANTENIEIDELKESVSNLIDDQFIETATERGIARREKIYKITPFADDSLETRRFRVLARENDKLPYTYKVLINKLNQLCGENGYVMTLNAGEYTLNIKIELVVKRMFDEVDKLVRKMAPSNLVITVELRYNQHLTLSKFTHAQLSQYTHKQLREEVIS, encoded by the coding sequence ATGAAGCAAATAGAAGAGTATTGGCCATTAGTTTTGCAAGAGATAGAAGAATTGCAAGAAATAGCAAATACAGAAAATATTGAAATAGATGAGCTGAAAGAATCTGTATCAAATTTAATTGATGATCAATTCATTGAAACAGCAACAGAAAGAGGGATAGCAAGACGAGAAAAAATATACAAAATAACACCTTTTGCTGATGATAGTTTAGAAACAAGAAGATTTAGAGTATTAGCAAGAGAGAATGATAAGCTACCATACACATACAAAGTGTTGATTAACAAACTAAATCAATTATGTGGTGAAAATGGTTATGTAATGACATTAAACGCAGGAGAATATACGTTAAACATAAAAATAGAGCTGGTTGTAAAAAGGATGTTTGATGAAGTAGATAAGCTAGTAAGAAAAATGGCTCCATCAAATTTAGTTATAACTGTAGAATTAAGATATAATCAACACTTGACTTTAAGTAAATTCACCCATGCACAATTAAGCCAATACACTCACAAACAGTTAAGAGAGGAAGTGATTAGTTAA